In one Neobacillus sp. WH10 genomic region, the following are encoded:
- a CDS encoding recombinase zinc beta ribbon domain-containing protein, protein MLVKGHQEPIISNEIWEKAQSLLKNRSYRPNRINSGEFPLTGLMKCPACGAGMVLGRTTNRNKDGFKRVLKYYCVGHGKTKELSPATKMEQELSMQMNL, encoded by the coding sequence GTGTTAGTAAAAGGGCATCAAGAGCCAATTATTTCAAATGAAATCTGGGAAAAGGCACAGTCCCTTCTAAAAAATCGGAGCTACAGACCAAATAGGATTAATAGCGGTGAGTTTCCTCTTACGGGTCTAATGAAGTGCCCTGCCTGTGGAGCTGGAATGGTTCTAGGAAGAACTACTAACAGAAACAAGGATGGCTTTAAGCGGGTCCTTAAGTATTATTGTGTGGGGCATGGAAAAACAAAGGAACTGTCGCCTGCAACTAAAATGGAGCAAGAACTGAGTATGCAGATGAATTTGTAA
- the rlmH gene encoding 23S rRNA (pseudouridine(1915)-N(3))-methyltransferase RlmH: MNISIITVGKLKEKYLKQGIEEYLKRLSAYAKVDVIEVADEKAPEELSDLEMVQVKQKEGERILAKIGQDTYVIALAIQGKLGSSEELADRLDKLATYGKSKIAFVIGGSLGLSEEVINRSNEQLSFSRMTFPHQLMRLILVEQIYRAFRINRGEPYHK, from the coding sequence GTGAATATCTCGATCATTACAGTTGGTAAGTTAAAAGAGAAATATTTAAAGCAGGGCATTGAAGAGTATTTAAAGAGATTATCCGCCTATGCAAAGGTAGATGTCATTGAAGTTGCAGATGAAAAGGCACCTGAAGAATTAAGCGATCTGGAAATGGTCCAGGTGAAGCAAAAAGAGGGCGAAAGAATTCTCGCAAAGATTGGCCAGGATACATATGTGATTGCGTTAGCCATCCAAGGAAAGCTGGGTTCATCCGAAGAACTTGCCGATAGGTTAGATAAACTAGCGACATACGGAAAAAGTAAAATTGCCTTTGTGATCGGCGGTTCATTAGGCTTGAGTGAGGAAGTAATAAATCGGTCTAACGAACAACTATCTTTTTCCCGAATGACCTTCCCCCATCAGCTAATGAGGTTGATATTGGTGGAACAAATTTACCGAGCATTTCGGATAAATCGAGGGGAACCGTACCATAAGTAA
- a CDS encoding CxxH/CxxC protein, which produces MIYSCEEHIEIALDDIVDQYQTYPVLSKIPVDKSSTSCEYCEKQAVYMVANK; this is translated from the coding sequence ATGATTTATAGCTGTGAGGAACATATAGAAATTGCATTAGATGATATTGTCGATCAATATCAAACATATCCGGTATTATCAAAAATCCCTGTGGATAAATCATCAACAAGCTGTGAATATTGTGAAAAACAGGCTGTATATATGGTGGCGAACAAGTGA